Genomic window (Stegostoma tigrinum isolate sSteTig4 chromosome 48, sSteTig4.hap1, whole genome shotgun sequence):
ttgcctgctccacactcccctccagtcccaccgcatccgacacttttccctgcaacctcaggaagtgctacacctgcccctacaactcctccctcacccccatcccaggccccaagaaaactttccacatcaagcagatgtccacctgcacatctgcctaaagtggtatactgcatccgctgttcccattatggcttctacatcggggaaaccaagtggaggcttggggaccactttgcagaacacccacacttggttcgcactaaacaactgcacctcccagtcgcaaaccatttcaactccccctcccattcctcagatgacatgtccatcctgggcctcctgcagtgccacaatgatgccacatgaaggttgcaggaacagcaactcctattccgctagagaaccatgcagcccaatggtgtcaatgtggacttcataagcttcaaaatctcccctccccctgccgcatctcaaaactagcccagctcatccccacctccctaacctgtccttcttcccacctatcccgtccttccacttcaagccccacccccatctcctccctaccaacctcatcctgcccccttgacctgcccgtcctccctggactgacctatctctttcctaactccccacccacacccacctttactggctccatccccacctctttctaTCTCTTcttcacctatcttttcctctatccatcttctatcagcctccccccctccctatttattgcggaacccccttccctgcccccatttctgataaagggtctagacccaaaatgtcagcttttctgctcctctgatgctgcttggcctgctgtgttcatccagctccacaccttgttatctcaggtgcaTGTGTGACAGAGCATGAGCATGAGTGTGCACATATCTTCCCCTTCATAATTCACAAGATTCACAGATAACACCCAAGTATGttggaaatatatttttattaaCATTTATAGAAATCTCTGTCTAAATAATGTATAATTTCTGTTCACAACACGAATTTACAACTTCAGGTCCTGCTTAATTTAGCATAAATTACACTGTAAAAATATAACAGACAAAGCTTCATATAAATAAGCATAATTTAAAAAGTAATAGAAAACAGAGCTATTTAAACATTACAAATATATTCTCAGCATCTACAACGTAGGAAATATTTAACCCTGTCGGCATTTCTGGCCGCAAATACAGCCCAAACATTTCAAACAGGGATTTGCTATGTAAACATGTCACACTCAGTGCGCCACCAGATGGCAAAAGGGTGGAATTGCAAAATGACAGGTTTCTACCCAGTGTTGCCACAAGAAACACAGGTGGGCCAGTGGGGCCGGTGACGGACAGAAGGCACTGGAGTAGGCAACGCCCAAGCTGCGAAATCTGTCAATTATTGGCGCAATTTCTGTGGCAGAGCAGTGCATTTACTATGTTACGTTTGGTCAATTCGAACTGTTAAAGTCAGCAACCTGACATCTTTGTCAACTGTCACAAAGCTAGTGCAAATACTGGCCACTGGGTGGCGCTCTACAGTGAGGATGCTATAAATGAGAAGAGGAAACCCAGGCCTGCTCATGCCGCCTCGCCTCCAGCCAGCATTCCAggttgggagaggggagggcggtgtgagggagggaggtgtgtttGCCTCATCTCCCCCCCATCAGGCGGAGACACTGTCAGAGAGGAGTGCGAAATCCCGCAGTGTCCGGTCGATCCAGCGCACGTACTCCCGGCAGATGACATACCCCCTGAGCTTCCTCTCGAAGTCGGAGGTCCTATAAGCCCTGGAGTCCAGGGGCTCGCCAATGGCAGGAAGGGGCTGAGCCAGGGCCTCCAGCAGGGAGTGCAGGTTGGCTAGGAGGCCCTGGATCTGTGTCTGGCAGTTGGTGAGCTGCTCGGTCAGCTTCCCGGAGCTCTGCCCCAGGCCTAGGGCCTGCAGGTCGTCCTGCACCAGCTGCAGGTACTCCAGTTGCAGGCTGTAGACCCGGTAGTTTTCCGAAAGGCGCTGGCCGTCTGTCAGCCTGCGCCAGGCCAGGTACCCGATGGAGGGTGAGGGCAGCCCGATGATGGTCATGTCTGGGAGGCTGAAACCTGGCTCAGAGAATGGGAGGCCCATTGCTGTGAGCTGTGGgtagagggagggggggggagagagagagagagttgttaGGGAAAATGCCAAGACTCATCACAAGCCCCAAGGAATGTTCAATATGGACAGGGGAGAGGGAGATTTACCCTCAGCAATCAATCTCCATACCCCCTCCCTGTTTCCGTGACCTCCTCCAGCCTCCACACCCTgtcccctatctctgtaacctcctccccACTCTCTACATCTTCCTCCAGTTGTACAACCCTCTCGATGtctgtcacctcccccagc
Coding sequences:
- the LOC132207471 gene encoding cardiotrophin-2-like, which encodes MGLPFSEPGFSLPDMTIIGLPSPSIGYLAWRRLTDGQRLSENYRVYSLQLEYLQLVQDDLQALGLGQSSGKLTEQLTNCQTQIQGLLANLHSLLEALAQPLPAIGEPLDSRAYRTSDFERKLRGYVICREYVRWIDRTLRDFALLSDSVSA